The following coding sequences lie in one Lolium perenne isolate Kyuss_39 chromosome 2, Kyuss_2.0, whole genome shotgun sequence genomic window:
- the LOC127337039 gene encoding diacylglycerol kinase 1 isoform X1, producing MAQSADGADRLWTLGRRWAHGIVFGMDGSTNGANGLGSKSCGPLTDYYIPDYILKPDSEPVLIDNAPSCPVVVFINSKSGGQLGSGLIKTYRELLNVAQVFDLSEESPDRVLHRLYANFEKLKSNGDILAVEIQRKLRLIVAGGDGTASWLLGVVSDLKLSHPPPVATVPLGTGNNLPFSFGWGKKNPATDQEAVKSFLGLVKGAGEMSIDSWHIIMRMRVPQEGPCDPIAPLELPHSLHAFHRVSGSDELNVEGYHTFRGGFWNYFSMGMDAQVSYGFHSERKKNPEKFKNQLTNQGTYAKLGLKQGWFAPSLTHSSSRNISQLAKVKIMKRPGGRWEDLKIPSSIRSIICLNLPSFSGGFNPWGTPGTRKAQDRDLTAPYVDDGLIEVVGFRDAWHGLVLLSSKGHGTRLAQAHRIRFEFHKGAAEHTFMRVDGEPWKQPLPKDDETVVVEISHLRQVTMLANQPCKSKSIDDPTSPSHRAEDNDDSDSLEDEDEWKEGRKKFGAADTFKLPDEVEIAHLS from the exons ATGGCGCAATCTGCCGATGGCGCTGATCGCCTGTGGACGCTGGGAAGGCGATGGGCTCACGGCATTGTTTTCGG GATGGATGGAAGTACAAATGGCGCTAACGGTTTGGGCTCCAAGTCATGCGGTCCGCTGACCGACTACTACATTCCAGATTACATACTCAAACCGGACTCCGAACCAGTCCTCATTGACAACGCACCATCTTGTCCTGTGGTAGTCTTCATCAACTCTAAAAGTGGTGGCCAACTTGGAAGTGGTTTGATCAAAACGTACCGTGAACTTCTCAATGTAGCACAG GTTTTTGATCTCTCAGAAGAGTCTCCTGATAGGGTGCTGCACAGACTGTATGCCAACTTTGAAAAGCTCAAGTCTAACGGAGATATTCTTGCTGTTGAAATCCAGAGGAAGCTTAGACTAATC GTTGCTGGTGGTGATGGAACGGCAAGTTGGCTGCTTGGAGTAGTTAGTGATCTTAAGCTTTCTCACCCACCCCCTGTTGCTACTGTGCCTCTGGGAACCGGAAACAACCTTCCTTTTTCATTTGGATGG GGAAAGAAGAACCCAGCTACTGACCAAGAGGCAGTGAAATCATTCCTTGGGCTAGTAAAAGGAGCAGGAGAAATGAGCATTGATAG TTGGCATATCATCATGAGGATGCGAGTTCCACAGGAAGGTCCATGTGATCCTATTGCTCCCTTAGAGCTTCCCCATTCACTACATGCATTCCACCGTGTATCAGGGTCCGATGAGCTCAATGTG GAGGGTTACCACACATTCCGTGGAGGATTTTGGAATTACTTTAGTATGG GAATGGATGCACAAGTGTCTTATGGATTCCACTCTGAAAGGAAGAAAAATCCGGAGAAGTTCAAAAACCAGCTAACAAATCAG GGTACATATGCTAAGCTTGGACTTAAACAAGGATGGTTTGCTCCTTCTCTAACCCATTCATCTTCAAG GAACATCTCTCAGCTTGCAAAGGTGAAGATCATGAAAAGACCTGGTGGCCGATGGGAAGACCTTAAAATCCCCAGCAG TATTCGATCAATTATCTGTCTGAATTTGCCAAGTTTCTCGGGAGGATTCAACCCCTGGGGAACACCTGGCACGAGGAAAGCACAGGAC AGAGACCTGACTGCGCCTTATGTCGATGATGGGCTCATCGAGGTTGTCGGCTTTCGTGATGCTTGGCATGGGCTCGTTTTGCTGTCCTCTAAAGGACATGGGACTCGTCTAGCACAG GCTCACAGAATCCGGTTCGAGTTCCACAAAGGAGCAGCTGAGCACACATTCATGAGGGTCGACGGCGAGCCATGGAAGCAGCCCCTCCCCAAGGACGACGAGACTGTCGTGGTTGAGATCTCGCATCTCCGCCAGGTCACCATGCTGGCCAACCAGCCGTGCAAATCGAAGAGCATCGATGACCCAACATCCCCATCACACCGTGCTGAAGACAACGATGACAGCGACAGCTTGGAGGATGAGGACGAGTGGAAGGAGGGGAGGAAGAAGTTCGGAGCAGCAGATACCTTCAAGTTGCCCGACGAGGTCGAGATCGCACATCTTAGCTGA
- the LOC127337039 gene encoding diacylglycerol kinase 1 isoform X2 has protein sequence MDGSTNGANGLGSKSCGPLTDYYIPDYILKPDSEPVLIDNAPSCPVVVFINSKSGGQLGSGLIKTYRELLNVAQVFDLSEESPDRVLHRLYANFEKLKSNGDILAVEIQRKLRLIVAGGDGTASWLLGVVSDLKLSHPPPVATVPLGTGNNLPFSFGWGKKNPATDQEAVKSFLGLVKGAGEMSIDSWHIIMRMRVPQEGPCDPIAPLELPHSLHAFHRVSGSDELNVEGYHTFRGGFWNYFSMGMDAQVSYGFHSERKKNPEKFKNQLTNQGTYAKLGLKQGWFAPSLTHSSSRNISQLAKVKIMKRPGGRWEDLKIPSSIRSIICLNLPSFSGGFNPWGTPGTRKAQDRDLTAPYVDDGLIEVVGFRDAWHGLVLLSSKGHGTRLAQAHRIRFEFHKGAAEHTFMRVDGEPWKQPLPKDDETVVVEISHLRQVTMLANQPCKSKSIDDPTSPSHRAEDNDDSDSLEDEDEWKEGRKKFGAADTFKLPDEVEIAHLS, from the exons ATGGATGGAAGTACAAATGGCGCTAACGGTTTGGGCTCCAAGTCATGCGGTCCGCTGACCGACTACTACATTCCAGATTACATACTCAAACCGGACTCCGAACCAGTCCTCATTGACAACGCACCATCTTGTCCTGTGGTAGTCTTCATCAACTCTAAAAGTGGTGGCCAACTTGGAAGTGGTTTGATCAAAACGTACCGTGAACTTCTCAATGTAGCACAG GTTTTTGATCTCTCAGAAGAGTCTCCTGATAGGGTGCTGCACAGACTGTATGCCAACTTTGAAAAGCTCAAGTCTAACGGAGATATTCTTGCTGTTGAAATCCAGAGGAAGCTTAGACTAATC GTTGCTGGTGGTGATGGAACGGCAAGTTGGCTGCTTGGAGTAGTTAGTGATCTTAAGCTTTCTCACCCACCCCCTGTTGCTACTGTGCCTCTGGGAACCGGAAACAACCTTCCTTTTTCATTTGGATGG GGAAAGAAGAACCCAGCTACTGACCAAGAGGCAGTGAAATCATTCCTTGGGCTAGTAAAAGGAGCAGGAGAAATGAGCATTGATAG TTGGCATATCATCATGAGGATGCGAGTTCCACAGGAAGGTCCATGTGATCCTATTGCTCCCTTAGAGCTTCCCCATTCACTACATGCATTCCACCGTGTATCAGGGTCCGATGAGCTCAATGTG GAGGGTTACCACACATTCCGTGGAGGATTTTGGAATTACTTTAGTATGG GAATGGATGCACAAGTGTCTTATGGATTCCACTCTGAAAGGAAGAAAAATCCGGAGAAGTTCAAAAACCAGCTAACAAATCAG GGTACATATGCTAAGCTTGGACTTAAACAAGGATGGTTTGCTCCTTCTCTAACCCATTCATCTTCAAG GAACATCTCTCAGCTTGCAAAGGTGAAGATCATGAAAAGACCTGGTGGCCGATGGGAAGACCTTAAAATCCCCAGCAG TATTCGATCAATTATCTGTCTGAATTTGCCAAGTTTCTCGGGAGGATTCAACCCCTGGGGAACACCTGGCACGAGGAAAGCACAGGAC AGAGACCTGACTGCGCCTTATGTCGATGATGGGCTCATCGAGGTTGTCGGCTTTCGTGATGCTTGGCATGGGCTCGTTTTGCTGTCCTCTAAAGGACATGGGACTCGTCTAGCACAG GCTCACAGAATCCGGTTCGAGTTCCACAAAGGAGCAGCTGAGCACACATTCATGAGGGTCGACGGCGAGCCATGGAAGCAGCCCCTCCCCAAGGACGACGAGACTGTCGTGGTTGAGATCTCGCATCTCCGCCAGGTCACCATGCTGGCCAACCAGCCGTGCAAATCGAAGAGCATCGATGACCCAACATCCCCATCACACCGTGCTGAAGACAACGATGACAGCGACAGCTTGGAGGATGAGGACGAGTGGAAGGAGGGGAGGAAGAAGTTCGGAGCAGCAGATACCTTCAAGTTGCCCGACGAGGTCGAGATCGCACATCTTAGCTGA
- the LOC127337040 gene encoding uncharacterized protein: MSLRYMISRVGARAAQAVREGAATARSVKDRAQQQSMARTTRTPATAQTVESGTGRASSAAMARKAAEEERRRRAAEESLRTVMFLSFWGPNT, translated from the coding sequence ATGAGCTTGAGGTACATGATCAGCAGGGTGGGCGCGCGAGCGGCGCAGGCCGTGCGGGagggcgccgccaccgccaggtccGTCAAGGACAGGGCGCAGCAGCAGTCCATGGCGAGGACGACCAGGACGCCGGCCACGGCGCAGACGGTGGAGTCTGGGACGGGGAGGGCGAGCTCCGCGGCGATGGCGAGGAAGGCGGCCGAGGAGGAGAGGCGGAGGAGGGCGGCCGAGGAGTCGCTGCGCACCGTCATGTTCCTCTCCTTCTGGGGCCCGAACACTTGA
- the LOC139829895 gene encoding probable glutathione S-transferase GSTF1, which yields MAPVKVFGPAMSTNVARVLVFLEEVGAEYEVVDIDFKVMEHKSSEHLARNPFGQIPAFQDGDLLLWESRAISKYVLRKYKTDEVDLLREGNLKEAAMVDVWTEVDAHTYNPALSPIVYQCLINPMMRGIPTDEKVVAESLEKLKKVLEVYEARLSQHEYLAGDFVSFADLNHFPYTFYFMATPHAALFDSYPHVKAWWERIMARPAIKKISASMVPPKA from the exons ATGGCGCCGGTTAAGGTGTTCGGGCCGGCGATGTCGACGAACGTGGCGCGGGTGCTGGTCTTCCTGGAGGAGGTGGGCGCCGAGTACGAGGTCGTCGACATTGACTTCAAGGTCATGGAGCACAAGAGCTCCGAGCACCTCGCCAGAAAC CCGTTCGGCCAAATCCCTGCTTTCCAGGACGGGGATCTGCTTCTCTGGG AGTCACGCGCGATCTCGAAGTACGTTCTACGCAAGTACAAGACGGACGAGGTCGACCTGCTGAGGGAAGGCAACCTGAAGGAGGCGGCCATGGTGGATGTGTGGACGGAGGTGGACGCACACACCTACAACCCGGCCCTGTCCCCCATCGTGTACCAGTGCCTCATCAACCCGATGATGCGCGGCATCCCCACGGACGAGAAGGTCGTGGCCGAGAGCCTCGAGAAACTCAAGAAGGTGTTGGAGGTGTACGAGGCGCGTCTGTCCCAGCACGAGTACCTGGCCGGGGATTTCGTGAGCTTCGCGGACCTCAACCACTTCCCCTACACCTTCTACTTCATGGCGACACCACACGCGGCGCTATTCGACTCCTACCCGCACGTCAAGGCGTGGTGGGAGAGGATCATGGCCAGGCCGGCCATCAAGAAGATCAGCGCAAGCATGGTTCCACCCAAGGCTTGA